The Euphorbia lathyris chromosome 8, ddEupLath1.1, whole genome shotgun sequence genome has a window encoding:
- the LOC136202375 gene encoding leucine aminopeptidase 1-like — protein MTAKVVSLAASISSLVIPSSSSLLFTKFRSSSPLLRFSLAVSPLSHRRRGGYLMAHSLARATLGLTQPNTIDVPKISFAAKDIDVVEWKGDVLAVGVTEKDMVKNESTKFENSILKKLDSHLRGLLSEASSEEDFTGKAGQSLVLRLPGLGSKRVGLIGLGQCASTTLAFRNFGEAIAATAKASQASNIGVILASGSLANNSKLNTASAIASGTVLGIYEDTRYKSDSKKPVLKSVDILGLGTGAELEKKLKYAEDVSSAIIFGKELVNSPANVLTPAVLAEEASKIASTYSDVFSITILNAEQCKELKMGSYLGVAAASANPPYFIHLHYKPASGPIKAKLALVGKGLTFDSGGYNIKTGPGCSIELMKFDMGGSGAVLGAAKAIGQVKPPGVEVHFIVAACENMISGTGMRPGDIVTASNGKTIEVNNTDAEGRLTLADALVYACNQGVDKIIDLATLTGACVVALGPSIAGMFTPSDGLAKEVFAAAEKSGEKLWRLPLEESYWESMKSGVADMVNTGGRQGGSITAALFLKQFITEKVEWMHIDMAGPVWNEKKRTATGFGIATLVEWVLQNSSS, from the exons ATGACCGCCAAAGTAGTGTCATTGGCCGCTTCCATTTCTTCCCTTGttattccttcttcttcctccttgcTTTTCACCAAGTTTAGATCATCATCCCCCCTACTTAGATTTTCTCTCGCTGTTTCACCATTGTCTCATCGCAGAAGGGGAGGCTACCTAATGGCTCACTCTTTAGCTCGTGCTACTCTTGGTCTTACTCAACCCAACACCATCGATGTCCCCAAG ATCTCTTTTGCTGCGAAAGATATCGATGTGGTTGAATGGAAAGGAGACGTACTTGCTGTTGGTGTTACTGAGAAAGATATGGTCAAGAATGAGAGCACAAAGTTTGAGAACTCAATATTAAAGAAGCTAGATAGCCACTTGCGCGGTCTTTTAAGTGAAGCCTCTTCCGAGGAGGATTTCACTGGAAAAGCTGGTCAATCTTTGGTGCTTAGACTTCCTGGTCTTGGCTCTAAAAGAGTTGGCTTGATTGGGCTTGGACAGTGTGCTTCTACCACATTGGCTTTTCGCAATTTTGGTGAGGCCATTGCTGCAACTGCAAAGGCTTCTCAAGCAAGCAACATCGGTGTAATTCTTGCCTCAGGAAGTCTTGCTAATAACTCAAAGCTTAATACTGCTTCAGCAATAGCCTCTG GGACTGTGCTGGGGATATATGAAGATACTAGGTACAagtcagattcaaagaaaccaGTGCTTAAATCTGTTGATATTCTTGGTCTTGGAACTGGAGCAGAACTAGAGAAGAAGCTCAAGTATGCTGAAGATGTTTCTTCTGCCATTATTTTTGGAAAAGAGCTTGTGAACTCACCTGCCAATGTACTCACCCCTG CTGTACTGGCCGAAGAAGCTTCCAAGATTGCTTCGACATATAGCGATGTTTTCTCTATTACCATCCTGAATGCAGAGCAATGCAAAGAATTGAAAATGGGGTCCTATCTTGGTGTTGCAGCAGCATCTGCGAATCCCCCTTActtcattcatttgcattatAAGCCAGCAAGTGGACCCATCAAAGCAAAGTTGGCCTTAGTTGGAAAGGGATTGACTTTTGACAG TGGCGGCTATAACATCAAGACAGGTCCTGGTTGTTCAATTGAGCTTATGAAATTTGATATGGGAGGTTCGGGAGCAGTCCTAGGAGCCGCAAAAGCCATCGGTCAAGTTAAACCTCCTGGAGTAGAG GTTCACTTCATTGTTGCAGCTTGTGAGAATATGATTAGTGGAACAGGCATGAGGCCTGGAGACATAGTCACTGCCTCTAATGGAAAGACAATTGAG GTCAACAACACTGATGCTGAAGGCAGGCTTACACTAGCTGATGCTTTAGTTTATGCCTGTAACCAGGGTGTGGATAAG ATAATTGACCTGGCAACATTGACGGGTGCCTGTGTGGTTGCACTTGGGCCTTCAATTGCAG GTATGTTCACACCGAGTGATGGGTTGGCTAAGGAGGTGTTTGCAGCAGCAGAGAAGAGTGGTGAGAAACTATGGAGACTGCCATTAGAGGAAAGTTACTGGGAGTCGATGAAGTCAGGAGTGGCTGATATGGTTAACACAGGTGGTCGTCAAGGTGGTTCCATCACTGCTGCTCTATTTTTGAAACAG TTTATTACTGAGAAAGTGGAGTGGATGCATATAGACATGGCTGGGCCAGTGTGGAATGAGAAGAAGCGAACTGCAACGGGATTTGGCATTGCAACTCTAGTGGAGTGGGTTTTGCAAAATTCATCTTCTTAG
- the LOC136202017 gene encoding uncharacterized protein, which produces MVAANLKSETMNLMEKRSAVEAEISAILESLCYPGGPGLSGNLVDSEGFPRADIDIPVVRTKRNRLTVLRNDHKEITEKITENIQILHSARLTSKSPSPKDLGNDGSSNHKSSTDRAVPSASSSNVVRMDSPSSMGVDMIVSLPFAVVDQIVDLAPTAEDGLQLGDQIVKFGNVEYQVGDNLLQKLASEAQANQDRAVPVTVLRQGAPVKLIVTPRTWHGRGLLGCSFRIL; this is translated from the exons ATGGTGGCAGCGAATCTCAAGTCAGAAACAATGAACTTGATGGAGAAGAGGAGTGCTGTTGAAGCCGAAATTAGCGCTATCCTTGAGAGCCTCTGCTACCCAGGCGGCCCTGGTCTCTCTGGCAATCTTGTCGATTccgag GGATTTCCTCGTGCAGATATTGACATTCCGGTTGTAAGAACAAAAAGAAATCGTCTTActg TTCTGCGCAATGATCACAAGGAGATCACAGAGAAAATAACTGAAAATATACAAATTCTACATTCAGCAAGGCTTACTTCAAAATCTCCATCTCCAAAGGATTTAG GTAATGACGGGTCATCAAATCATAAATCATCAACTGACAGGGCTGTTCCATCTGCATCCTCAAGCAATGTTGTTCGGATGGATTCTCCAAGTTCCATGGGTGTGGATATGATTGTCAGCCTACCCTTTGCAGTTGTTGATCAAATTGTTGATTTAGCCCCAACAGCAGAGGATGGTTTACAACTTGGAGATCAGATTGTTAAATTTGGCAATGTGGAATATCAAGTTGGTGATAACCTTCTTCAAAAGCTTGCTAGTGAGGCGCAGGCAAACCAGGATCGTGCAGTACCTGTTACAGTTTTGAGACAAGGTGCCCCAGTCAAGCTAATTGTGACTCCTAGAACATGGCATGGCAGGGGTCTACTAGG CTGCAGTTTCCGGATTTTATAA